TCGCGCCCCACGACGCGCACGCTGGGCGGGATTCGGAACAGGATAAACCACGCGAGGCGCTGCCGGGGAGACCGGCGGCATGCAGGAAGGGCTGATCAAACCGCGCTGGCGTCGCCGTCGGCGCCGCGGCCGCCGGCGTGCTCATCGACGCGTTTGCGCGCAAGACGCTGCGCGATGCGCACGAACGCGAGCCCATGCTGGGCCCAGAAGCCTTCGCCGTAGCGACGGCCCTGCAACTGGTCGGCGATGCCGGTCGGCTCCATGTCGCGGCTCCAGGAAACGCTGCGGAACAGCATGTCCCACCACGGGAACAGCACGCCGAAGTTACAGCCGTACTTGAGCCCCTCATGGCCGTAGCCGATGGCATGATGGCGGCGATGGAAGGTCGGACTGACCAGCAAACGCTCGCCGAGCCAGCCGAAGTACAGACGGATGTTCGCGTGCTGCACGCTCTGCGCGAGATTCGTGATCGCGACCAGCACGACGAACTGCGAGGGCGGCACGCCGATCACCAGCGCGATCGCCGCGAAGAACGACGCCTGCATCAGATCGTCCAGCAGATGGTTGCGGTCGTCGGACCACAGCGACATCTGCCGCTGACTGTGGTGTACCGCGTGCAGCTCCCACCACACGCCGATGCGGTGCTGCCAGCGGTGATACCAGTAGCCGGCGAAGTCGAGCACCAGCAGGTACATCACGAACGTGACGAGCGGCCGGGTGGTGACGCCGGGCCACAGATTGTCGAGATCCAGATTCGCGATGCCGTTCAGCCGCAGCCACCCCTGCACGCTATCGAACAGCGGCTGGAACGCGAAGAAGAAAAACAGGTTGAGAATGCCGAGCTTGACGATCCACGTATAGATCACGTCGACGCGCACCGCCTTGCGATCCGGCCACCGCTCCACCGGACGCAGCGCTTCGAGCGGGCGCAGCACCGCGTACATGGCCAGCACCTCCAGCACGCCGACGATCACCCAGTAGAGCGCGTCGTACGTATCTTCGTCGTAACCCATCAGGTCGAAGCGGAACAGCAGCGGCTGCACCACGTCGACGTACAGCAGGGTCTGCACCGCCGAAACGAAGCTGTCGAGAGAAGCGAAAATCTGCTGAAACATGTGCTGGCCCGTTACTTCCCGCGTGTCGCGGCGCCCTGTGCGTCAGGCGCCGTTCGGCGCCGTGACCGGCGCGCGATTGAAGAAATAGATACCGTGCGGCGAACGGCCCACGGCAATCGTCTGGATCAGTTTGCGCGTGTTCAGGTCGATGATGCCGACGTGCTTCGCGAAGCGGAACGTGACCCATAGATAGCGTTTGTCCGCCGTCAGTTCCATGTCGTCCGGCCCCGGCATCAAGCCGGTGATGTCGCCGACATTGGTGAGCGTGTCTTCGTCGATGATGCTGATCGTGCTGGCGACCCGGTTCGACACCGCGACGTGCTTGCCGTCCGCCAGCGAGCGGAAGTTGTGCGCACCCTTCCCTGTCTGGATGGTCTTCACGATCTTCTGGTTGCGCCAGTCGACCACGGCCACGTAATCCGAGCCGGTCATGCCGATCAGCAGGTATTTTTCGCCCGGCGTCATCCACAGCCCGGCCGGCACCTTGCCGACCTTCATTTTCCACTTGACGGTTTGCGTGGCCAGATCGATCGCGGCCAGCTCACCCGACACCTGCAGCGTGACGAATACCGTCTTGCTGTCGTTGGTGAACGCCATGTGGCTCGGCATGACCGCGAGCGGCAGACGCGACGCGAGCGTCATCTGGTTCTTCTGGCTGTCGTAGTGATAGATGTCGAGCCGGTCAAGACGCAGGCCGGTGGTGACGAGCCACTTGCGGTCAGGCGAAAAACCGATCTGATACGGATCTTCGATGTTCTCGACCCAGCGCTGCACCTGCCCCGTTTTCGGGTCGACGAACATCAGATTGTTCGACACCGAATTCGCGACGATCAACGACGAGTTGTCCGGCGTGGACATCAGATGGTGCGGTTCCTTGCCGGTCGGTACCGTGCCGACGACCTGACGGGTGGCTTCGTCGATCAGGCTGAGCGTCGCTTCGCCGGAATTGAGCACGATGACGTTATTCGCGCGCGCCGCCGGAGAGAAAAAACCTGTTGCCGCGACGACTGCCGCGCCCGCCAGGACCATGCCGGTCAAGCCGGAGAAGGAAAAATTGCGCATGAAAACTCACTTCGGGAGAACGTTCGTCATTGTAGAACGTTTACTGTGATGCAAGGTTGACATGGCTCGGGGGTGAGCACGTTGGACCCGTTGAACGCCTGCCAGGAATTTCATGGAGTTTTCCTGGCCAATCCGACAAATGATTGCGTTTTTGCAAACGCTTTTAAATCTGCCGACGCGAAATGCATATTATCTCATTCAAAATAAATTGAATTAAATTAAGACGCCCATAAAAATATCAAAAATAAGAAATTAACCAGCGACTTTATTTTTATCAAGATCAATATTTCGGAATTATCCCATCACCGTCGCCACGCGAAATTCGCCAGAATGGCGGCTGCCGAGCGTCTTGTCAGACCATGCGTAGCCGGCCCGAAGCGTGTCCGGCATAGCCAGCCATCCATCAATGCTTTTAACGCACGAACAAAGACATCTCATCTATTTCCGGGCATACCAATAAATCGAAGACCCGCAACGTTCAATAACTTTTTCGGAGTTACGCAACATATGAAAATAAATATTGGATCCCCAAAACGGCACGCTGGCATGGAGAGAATGCGCCAGGCGCGCGCCGCGCGATCGAAGACGTCGTCCACGTCGCCTCGCAGGCTCGCCGCGGCGCGACTGGCCTTATCGGGCGCGGCGCTGGTCGGCGGGGCAAGTGCAGTCCATGCGGCCCTGCCTCCGGACACCGCGGAGTACTACCTCGACGTCGGCGCGCAACCCAGCGGCTTGAACGGCGCGATCGCGTCCGGCCGCAATGCGCTCGCCATCGGCCCGGGGGCCGGGGCCAGCGCCGAACTGGCGATTGCGATCGGTTACATGACCAACGCGTCGGGGCCGTTCGGTATCGCGCTCGGCTTCAACGCGATCGCCGCCGACAATGCGGCGTTGTCGCTCGGCGCCCATTCCGTGGCCGGCGCGAACCAGGCGACGGCTGCCGGCTACGCGGCACGTGCCGACGGACGAGCCGCCACGGCGGTCGGCGCGAATGCGGAGTCCAACGGGCTCGGCAGCATCGCTCTCGGCGCCAGTTCGGTTGCCGCGGCGAGCGGATCGATCGCGCTCGGCTACGGCGCCGGCGTCATCGGTAGCGGCAGCGGCGCGGCGATCGCCATCGGCCAGGGCGCGGTCGCCAGGGAGGCGAATAGCGTGGCGCTCGGCGCGGGATCCATGACCGCGCCGTCCGACGGCATCGCTTTCGTCCCAGCGGGCGCGAGCCTGTCGCTGATTCACGGCGTGAATGCCATCGGCCAGGTGTCGATCGGCTCCGTCGGCAGCGAGCGTCGGCTCACCCATGTCGCCGCCGGGGCAAACGACACGGACGCGGTCAACGTCAGTCAGTTGAAGGCAGCGCTGAGCGCATTGGACGGCACGGCATCTGCGCTTGACGCCGCCGTCACCTACGGGCGCGATGCGTCCGGTGACATTCAGCGCGGCAACGTGACGCTCGGCGATCCGGCCGTAGGCGGTACGGCGATCCATAACGTCGCGAACGGCGTCGATGCCGGCGACGCGGTCAACCTCGGGCAGTTGAATGCGGCCGTGAGCGCAGCCATTGGCGGGCTGGTGAACAACGTTGTGGTCAGCGATGGAAACGCGAATGCCTTTTTTAGCGCCGCGGGCGACCCGGCGAGCGAAAGCGCGGTAGCTTCAGGCGCACATGCGGTCGCTGCGGGGGCGAACGCGCAGGCAACCGGAAGCGGAGCGCTTGCGATTGGCGCGGCTTCCGGCGCGAGCGGCGTCAATTCGGTCGCGCTCGGCGTGGCTGCCGGCGCGGCGGGAGGCAGCGCCATTGCCGTGGGGGCGAACTCAAGTGGCAGCGGCGTCAGTGCAATCGCCCTCGGCACCGGCTCCAGCGCAAGCGCCGTCAACGCTTCCGCGTTTGGCGCCGCAGCGAACGCCGTCGCGGAAAACTCGGTGGCATTGGGCCAAGGTTCGGTGGCCGATAGAGCAAACACCGTGTCGGTCGGCTCATCAGGCCAGCAGCGTCAGCTCGCAAACGTCGCGGCGGGCACGCAGGGCACGGACGCGGTCAACGTCGAGCAGATGCAACAAAGCGTGAATGGCGCGGTTGGCGAAGCGCAGCGCTATACGAACGACGAGATTCGCTCGGCCCGTCGCGATGCTTACGGCGGCACGGCCGCGGCCTTCGCCGTGGCGGCATTGCCGCAGGCCGTGCTGCCGGGCCGGGGCATGATGGCGGTCGCCGGCGGCACCTATGGCGGACAGTCGGCGCTGGCGATCGGCGTATCGCAACTGTCCGTCAACGGCAAATGGGCTTACCGGATGCAAGGCACGACCGACTCGCGCGGTCAGTTGGGCGCGGCGCTCGGAGCCGGCATGCACTGGTGACGCGCGTCGGGTGGCTGATGTCGAGATCGGGGTGGAGATGCACACCGCTCAACGCTGCATCGACTCCCACACCTTGTACAAGCGCTTCACCGACACCGGCATCGGCGTACGCAATTCCTGGGCGAACAGCGAAATCCGCAATTCTTCCAGCAGCCAGCGGAATTCCGACAAACGCGTATCCAGCACGCCGCCACGCTGCGCCACCGTGCGCTGGTAGTTCTGCAGCAGCGGCGCGAATTCGGCGACCTGGCGCGCATCGCGGGCCGGGTCTGCCCGCAGCTTGTCGATGCGCAGCGCGATTCCCTTCAGATAGCGCGGGAAATGCGCCAACTGCGTGTACGGCGTGTCGACCACAAAACGCTTGCCGACCAGCGCATCGAGCTGATTCTGCATGTCGGCATGCGCGGCCGTGAACGAACGAGCCTGGACCAGTTTCTTCGTCACCGTCGCGTATTCGGCGAGGATCTGTCCGGCCAGCCGCGCAATCTCCTGCGCCAGCAGGGTCAGCCGGCTGCGGCCTTCGTCGCGGCGGGTGTGGAACGACACGTCGTCGTCGGGCAGCGGGTCTTGCAGACACGCGCGATCCAGCGCCGTATCGACGAGTTGATCGCGCAACTCTTCCTGCGTGCCGCGCGGCATGAACTGCATCGCCATTTCGCGCAAGCCCGGCAGGTTCTTTTCCAGATACTTGATCGGTTCCTTCAATTGCAGACCAAACAGACGCCGCAAACCCGCACGATGAATACGCGCCGCCTCTTCCGGCGAATCGAACACCTCGACATCGCAATGCGTACCGCGATCCACCAGCGCCGGATAGCCGAACAGGGTCTGGCCGCCTCGGCGGATTTCGAGCAATTCGGGCAGCTTGCCGAAATTCCACGTCGTCAGTTTTTCGTAGAGCGCGGTGCTTGCCGAGCCGCCTTGCGCGGCACCTTGCGTCGTCGTGGTCTGCGGACCGCTCCTGCCGCGCTGTGCACTAACGTTAGCCCCATTACCACCTGCCCCGCCCGCACCACCCGCCTGCGCGCCCGCCACACCACCGCCGCCCGCATCCGCCAACGCCGCACCCGCCGCACTGGACGCAATCTTCTGGAAATGCTGCTGTGCCTGCCCACCCAGCTCCGCGCGCAGTTGCGCGAGATTGCGGCCCATCGCGAGCTGACGGCCGTGCTCGTCGACGACCTTGAAGTTCATGAACAGATGAGCCGGCAAGGTTTCGAGCTTGAAGTCGGCCTGCTTCATGGCCACCTGCGTCTGCTCACGCACGTCGGCGATCAGCGATTCGAGCAAACCGCCCGCGCCAAAGCGCGGCGCGGCGTGCCGGTCGACGAACCCGGCCGCGAACTCCGGCAGCGGCACGCAGTGACGACGCAACTTCTGCGGCAAGGACTTCAGCAGCAGTTGTGCCTTCTCCTTCAGCATGCCCGGCACCAGCCATTCGCAGCGGCGCGCATCGACCTGGTTCAGCGCATACAGCGGCACGGCGAGCGTCACACCGTCGCGCGGCGTGCCCGGTTCGAAGTGATACGTCAGCGCCATCTCGACGCCGGACATCGTCATCCGTTTCGGGAACAGATCGGTCGTGACGCCGGCCGCTTCGTGGCGCATCAGATCATCGCGCGACAAGTACAGCAGTCGCAGCTTGTCTTCCTGCTGACCGCTCGCCTTCAGTTCGTCGCGATACCAGCGTTCGAAGGCCGCGCCGGTGTGAATACCCTGCGGCACCACCTGGTCGTAGAAGCCGAAGATCAGCTCGTCGTCGACCAGCACGTCCTGACGGCGCGACTTGTGTTCAAGCTGCTCGATGTCGGCGAGCAGCTTGCGGTTGTGGGCGAAAAACGCGAGCTTCGTGTCGAATTCGCCTTCCACCAGCGCGCCGCGAATGAAGAGTTCGCGCGCGCGCGCCGGGTCCTGTTTGCCGAAGCTCACACGCCGACGGTGATAAACCGGCAGCCCGTACAGCATCGCCCGCTCGAACGCCGAGACCTGCGCCGCGCGCTTCTCCCAGTGCGGCTCGGACAGCGATTTTTTCAGCAGATGCGCGCCGATCCGTTCGATCCACTCGGGCTCGATCTTCGCGATACAACGCGCGTACAGCCGGCTCGTTTCGACCAGTTCGGCGGCCATCACCCACTTGCCGGCCTTCTTCACCAGCGCGGAACCCGGCCACAGATAGAACTTGATGCCGCGCGCGCCGAGGTAATACGGTTCGTCGTCGGCTTTCAGGCCGATGTTGCCGAGCAGACCGGTCAGCAGTGCGAGATGGATCTGCTCGAAGGTCGCCTCGGCTTCGTTCAGACGCCAGCCGTGTTCGCGCACCACGGTCAGCAGTTGCGAATGCACGTCGCGCCATTCGCGCAGACGCAGTTGCGACAGGAAGTTCTTGCGGCACTCTTCATGCAACTGCTTGTTCGACTTCTTGTGCGCGATCGCTTCTTCGAACCACTGCCAGATTTTCAGCCACTGGAGGAATTCGGAGCGCTCGTCGGCGAACCGGCGGTGCGCCTGGTCCGCCTGCTCCTGCGCTTCGATCGGCCGGTCGCGCGGGTCCTGCACCGACAGCGCGCTGGCGATGATCAACACCTCCTTCAACGCCTGCTGATCGCGCGCGGCCAGAATCATCCGGCCGACGCGCGGGTCGAGCGGCAGGCGCGCGAGTTCGCGGCCGAGCGGCGTGAGGCGGTTGTCGTCGTCGACGGCGCCGAGCTCGTTGAGCAACTGATAGCCGTCGGCGATCGCGCGGCCTGGCGGCGGCTCGATGAACGGGAACGTCTCGATGGCGGTCAGGTGCAGCGACTTCATCCGCAGAATCACCGAGGCCAGCGACGAACGCAGAATCTCCGGATCGGTGAAGCGCACGCGGCCCGTGAAGTCGCTCTCTTCGTACAGACGAATGCAGATGCCGTCCGCCACCCGGCCGCAACGCCCGGCGCGCTGATTCGCGGCGGCCTGCGAGATCGACTCGACCTGCAACTGCTCGACCTTGTTGCGATACGAATAGCGCTTCACGCGCGCGAGGCCGGTGTCGACCACGTAACGGATGCCCGGCACCGTCAGCGAGGTTTCGGCGACGTTGGTCGCCAGCACGATCCGGCGCGCGTTCGAGGTGCGGAACACGCGCTCCTGATCGGCGGCGGACAGCCGCGCGAACAACGGCAGGATTTCCGTGTGCGGCGGATGGTGTTTGCGCAGCGCCTCGGCGGCATCGCGAATCTCGCGCTCGCCGGGCAGGAACACCAGCACGTCGCCGGGGCCTTCGCGGCACAGCTCGTCGACCGCGTCGACGATCGCGTCCATCAGGTCGCGGTCGGCTTCGCGCTGGGTTTTCGGGCGCTCCGCGCGATCGCGCGAACCAGCCGGCGCGTTTGCCGGAGCGCGCGTGCCCTCCGCCGCCTTCACCGCCGGACTGTCCTCGACGACTGGCCGGTAACGCACCTCGACCGGGTACAGACGGCCACTCACTTCGATCACCGGCGCGGGCTTCTCCTCGCTGCCGAAGTGACGCGCGAAACGATCGGCGTCGATGGTCGCCGAAGTGACGATCAGCTTCAGATCGGGCCGCTTGACGAGGATTTCCTTCAGATAGCCGAGCAGAAAATCGATGTTCAGGCTGCGCTCGTGCGCTTCGTCGATGATCAGCGTGTCGTAGGCCTTCAGCAGCGGATCGGTCTGCGTTTCGGCGAGCAGAATGCCGTCGGTCATCAGCTTGACCGATGCGCCTGGCGCCAGGTTATCGGTGAAGCGCACCTTGTAGCCGACCACTTCGCCGAACGGCGTGCCGAGCTCCTCGGCGATGCGGCGGCCGGTCGCCGACGCGGCGAGCCGGCGCGGCTGCGTGTGGCCGATCAGGCCCGTGCCGCCCGCGCCGAGACCGCGCCCGAGCGCGAGGCAGATTTTCGGCAACTGGGTGGTCTTGCCCGAGCCGGTCTCGCCACAGACGATCACGACCTGGTTCGCGGCGATCGCCCTGGCAATTTCCTCGCGGCGGCCGGATACCGGCAACGCTTCGGGAAACGTGATCGGCGGAATCGGGTTCGGTTCGACAACGCGCTGAGGACGCGCGGAACGCGGAGGACGAGGCTCGCGCGGTTCACGTGGTTCGCGCTGCTCGCGCGATTCTGGCGATTTCCGCTCGTCGGAGCGGCCGCCTTGCGGCCCGTTTTCCTTGCGCGACGGTGCCTCGCCGCCGCCTCGCGGACGACGCGCTTCGCGCGCCGTGTGCGGCGTGTTCCGGTTGGCGTCCTGCGCGGGACGGCGTGCGGCATCGCCGGTGTTCTTTCGATCAGCGGCCGGCGCCGGATTCTCGTTCGCCGCGGCGGGACTTTTGGGTACATTCGACATGGGGGCGCATTATAATCCCCGGCATGAATTCCCAAACCGACCTCGTCCCCGCGCCCGCGAGCGTTCCGGCCCCCGCCGGCGACACGGAAACCCTCGCCCAGCACGCGCAATTCGTCGACTGGATGCGCTCAGTCGCCCCTTACATTCACGCGTTCCGCAACAAGACGTTCGTCGTCGGTTTCGGCGGCGAAGTGGTGCATCAGGGGCTCCTGAATGCGCTCGTGTCCGACATCGCGCTGTTGCAGGCCATGGGCATCCAGATCGTGCTGGTGCATGGTTCGCGGCCGCAGGTCGAGGAGCAGATGAGTCTGCACGGCGTGGAGTCCGAGTTTTCGCACGGCATGCGCATTACCGATGCGCGCGCGCTGGAGTCCGCGAAAGAAGCGGCCGGCGAAGTGCGTCTGGATATCGAGGCCGCGATCAGCCAGGGCTTGCCGAACACGCCGATGGCACACGCGCACATCAGCGTCGTGTCGGGCAACTTCGTGACCGCGCGGCCGGTCGGCATTCTGGACGGCGTCGACTTCGCGCACACGGGCGTGGTGCGCAAGATCGACGCGGATTCGATCCGCCATTCACTCGCCAGCCGCAAGCTCGTGCTGCTGTCGCCGCTCGGCTTCTCGCCCACCGGTGAAGCCTTCAATCTCGCGATGGAAGACGTGGCCTCGGCCGCGGCGATCGCGTTGCGCGCCGACAAGATCGTGTTCCTGACCGAAACGCCGGGCTTGATGGAAGCCGGCGAGGAAGGCGCCGAACTGATCCGCGAACTCTCGCTCGACGACGCGTACAAGCTGCACGAAAGCGGCGAAGTCACCGGCGACGCGGGCTTCTATCTGAAGCATTCGATCCGCGCGTGCCGCGGCGGCGTGGCACGGGCGCACATCATTCCCTACGCGCTCGACGGCAGCCTGCTGCTCGAACTGTTCCTGCACGACGGCGTCGGCACGATGATCTCCTACGAGAATCTGGAAAGTCTGCGCGAAGCCACGCCGGACGACGTCGGCGGCATTCTCGCGCTGATCGAGCCGCTGGAATCGGACGGCACGCTGGTGCGGCGCGGCCGGCATCAGATCGAACGCGACATCGACCATTTCTCGGTGATCGAGCACGATGGCGTGCTGTTCGGCTGCGCGGCGCTGTATCCGTACACGCAGGAACGTATCGGCGAAATGGCGTGCCTGACGGTCGCGCCCGAAGCGCAAGGCACCGGCGACGGCGAACGCCTGCTCAAGCGCATCGAACAGCGCGCGCGGGCGCGCGGCCTCACGCGTATTTTCGTGCTCACCACGCGCACCGAACACTGGTTCCTCAAGCGCGGCTTCGTGAAGGCCACCGTCGACGATCTGCCGGAAGATCGCCGCCGGCTCTATAACTGGCAACGCAAATCGCTCGTGCTGATGAAACAGCTTTGAGCGGCGCGCCGTGCATGCGCGCGGTTCTCCCGCGATTCACGCGCCGCTCAAGCGTCACTCACACTAAATACTGCCCCACATCGATACAGCAACCGGACGAAGCGCAACACGCGAGCGCCGGTCGACACAGGAGAAACACAGCATGACTCGTATGGTTCAATGCGCGAAGCTCGGCAAGGAAGCCGAAGGCCTCGATTTCCCGCCGCTGCCGGGCGAACTCGGCAAGCGGATCTACGAAAGCATTTCGAAGGAAGCGTGGCAGGCCTGGTTGAAGCAGCAGACCATGCTGATCAACGAAAACCGCCTGAACATGGCTGATCCGCGTGCGCGTCAGTATCTGATGAAGCAGACAGAGAAGTTCTTCTTTGGCGAAGGCGCGGATACCGCGCAGGGTTACGTGCCGCCGTCGGCGTAAGGCCGATCGGGCGAACATTCTGCCCGTTACGATTCACAACGAAAAGACCCGGTCACTTGCGTGATCGGGTCTTTTTTCATGCGCCGCGATGCGAATTTTTGGGCGTCAGTTGTAGTAAAGATTGACGGTGGCCAGTGCGCTGACGCGTCCCGCCTTGACGGGCGTTGCGTCGGGACGCACGTAGCGCGCCTGAAACGGCACCGTCTGAACGCCCGACAGCGTGCCCAACGATACGCCGTTCACGGCCGGCGTATTGCTGGCCGTGTACGTGTAGGCGGCGGGCCCCACTACCAGCGGTTGCATACGATAGAGAATCTGCACGCCGACGCCGCTAGCGGTCGAATCTGGCGCAAGCGTCAGCGCGTTGGTCTGATTGAACGGCATGCTGGAATCGGTCAGGCTGATCGACGGTTTTGCGTTGTCGTCGCATAGCAGGCCGAGGTTAAAGGACGTCAAGCCGGCAGTCTGCCCTACCGCGGAAAAGGCCGAGGTCGACACCGTCGGCAAGGTGACGGCGACGTTCGTCGTGGTGAGCGAACAACTGGCGACGGTGGTGGGGAGGAGCGTGTAGGAAAATTTCAGCGTGCTTGCGTCACCGCTTCCGCCGTTCGCGTATTCCTGGCCCGGCACATGGATGTAGTCCGCGAAACTAAAACTCCCTGCCGTCGTGTTGCCTGTTTTTACAAGCTCAAAGGTGGCACGTATCGAATTGCTCCCCTTCTGTGCCGTTCCGAAGACAAAGGTGGTGACCTTGCCGCTATACGAAATGGGAGCCATCACCGCCCCTCCCGCATTGCGAATGCGAAAGCCAATACCAGGAGTCATGCCGGCGATCGTATAGACATCGCTAAACCCCGGCACCAAGGTCACACCCGAGCTGTAGTTGTCGGTCATATACCATTGACCATTAGGCGTAACCGTGCAGTTGATTTGAAGGTCGAACGCCGCGACGGCGCCCGGAATCGTCTGCCCCACGGGCAGTTTCGCGGGAACGCTGACCGCCGGCAGATTGACGGTCATCGGCAATGGCGCACTGCAGTCGTTGTACGCCGCGAACGCATATGACGGCGCGCCAAGCGACATCGCGATCAGCAATAGAATTTTCAGGTTTCGGAAAAACATGGGATATCCCCGGTTGAAGACGAGGCCATGCGAGTGGTCTCGCCTCGTCAAAAACGCTTGCGCGGCTCATCCGACAGCATGCGTCGACCTATCTCGTATTTCTGTCAGATCATTCTTAAACCGGTGCCGAAAACATTGCGCTTGATGCGCCCACGTACGCCGCCGAAAGCCCCGCCCATAGGGCGACTTGCACGATCCTCCGTCATCGTGCTATCATGTTCATCTTTCGAACAGCATTTCACTGTCAATTCGCGTTCTTTGAACATGGCCCGTACTGCGCGTTTGTTGTTTGCTGCAAAGCGTGCGCCACGTTAAAAGAACCTGTTTTATACAAGAAGGCTCGTCGGTCGTTTCACCACCCTTGATTGCCCGAACGCACGTTCAGGCGCGCTCAGCGGGCGGCGAATAAAAACACCGGCCTTTTTCGTTTCAAGCCTTCCAGCGGCGTGTGGGCCAGCTTTCAGCCACCCCATCGTCCTCATGCACCTGCCCCCCATCCACGGCCACGCAGGTGCAACAGCAAGCACAATCTAG
The sequence above is a segment of the Paraburkholderia sp. D15 genome. Coding sequences within it:
- a CDS encoding sterol desaturase family protein; this encodes MFQQIFASLDSFVSAVQTLLYVDVVQPLLFRFDLMGYDEDTYDALYWVIVGVLEVLAMYAVLRPLEALRPVERWPDRKAVRVDVIYTWIVKLGILNLFFFFAFQPLFDSVQGWLRLNGIANLDLDNLWPGVTTRPLVTFVMYLLVLDFAGYWYHRWQHRIGVWWELHAVHHSQRQMSLWSDDRNHLLDDLMQASFFAAIALVIGVPPSQFVVLVAITNLAQSVQHANIRLYFGWLGERLLVSPTFHRRHHAIGYGHEGLKYGCNFGVLFPWWDMLFRSVSWSRDMEPTGIADQLQGRRYGEGFWAQHGLAFVRIAQRLARKRVDEHAGGRGADGDASAV
- a CDS encoding beta-propeller fold lactonase family protein → MVLAGAAVVAATGFFSPAARANNVIVLNSGEATLSLIDEATRQVVGTVPTGKEPHHLMSTPDNSSLIVANSVSNNLMFVDPKTGQVQRWVENIEDPYQIGFSPDRKWLVTTGLRLDRLDIYHYDSQKNQMTLASRLPLAVMPSHMAFTNDSKTVFVTLQVSGELAAIDLATQTVKWKMKVGKVPAGLWMTPGEKYLLIGMTGSDYVAVVDWRNQKIVKTIQTGKGAHNFRSLADGKHVAVSNRVASTISIIDEDTLTNVGDITGLMPGPDDMELTADKRYLWVTFRFAKHVGIIDLNTRKLIQTIAVGRSPHGIYFFNRAPVTAPNGA
- a CDS encoding YadA-like family protein, with amino-acid sequence MERMRQARAARSKTSSTSPRRLAAARLALSGAALVGGASAVHAALPPDTAEYYLDVGAQPSGLNGAIASGRNALAIGPGAGASAELAIAIGYMTNASGPFGIALGFNAIAADNAALSLGAHSVAGANQATAAGYAARADGRAATAVGANAESNGLGSIALGASSVAAASGSIALGYGAGVIGSGSGAAIAIGQGAVAREANSVALGAGSMTAPSDGIAFVPAGASLSLIHGVNAIGQVSIGSVGSERRLTHVAAGANDTDAVNVSQLKAALSALDGTASALDAAVTYGRDASGDIQRGNVTLGDPAVGGTAIHNVANGVDAGDAVNLGQLNAAVSAAIGGLVNNVVVSDGNANAFFSAAGDPASESAVASGAHAVAAGANAQATGSGALAIGAASGASGVNSVALGVAAGAAGGSAIAVGANSSGSGVSAIALGTGSSASAVNASAFGAAANAVAENSVALGQGSVADRANTVSVGSSGQQRQLANVAAGTQGTDAVNVEQMQQSVNGAVGEAQRYTNDEIRSARRDAYGGTAAAFAVAALPQAVLPGRGMMAVAGGTYGGQSALAIGVSQLSVNGKWAYRMQGTTDSRGQLGAALGAGMHW
- the hrpA gene encoding ATP-dependent RNA helicase HrpA codes for the protein MSNVPKSPAAANENPAPAADRKNTGDAARRPAQDANRNTPHTAREARRPRGGGEAPSRKENGPQGGRSDERKSPESREQREPREPREPRPPRSARPQRVVEPNPIPPITFPEALPVSGRREEIARAIAANQVVIVCGETGSGKTTQLPKICLALGRGLGAGGTGLIGHTQPRRLAASATGRRIAEELGTPFGEVVGYKVRFTDNLAPGASVKLMTDGILLAETQTDPLLKAYDTLIIDEAHERSLNIDFLLGYLKEILVKRPDLKLIVTSATIDADRFARHFGSEEKPAPVIEVSGRLYPVEVRYRPVVEDSPAVKAAEGTRAPANAPAGSRDRAERPKTQREADRDLMDAIVDAVDELCREGPGDVLVFLPGEREIRDAAEALRKHHPPHTEILPLFARLSAADQERVFRTSNARRIVLATNVAETSLTVPGIRYVVDTGLARVKRYSYRNKVEQLQVESISQAAANQRAGRCGRVADGICIRLYEESDFTGRVRFTDPEILRSSLASVILRMKSLHLTAIETFPFIEPPPGRAIADGYQLLNELGAVDDDNRLTPLGRELARLPLDPRVGRMILAARDQQALKEVLIIASALSVQDPRDRPIEAQEQADQAHRRFADERSEFLQWLKIWQWFEEAIAHKKSNKQLHEECRKNFLSQLRLREWRDVHSQLLTVVREHGWRLNEAEATFEQIHLALLTGLLGNIGLKADDEPYYLGARGIKFYLWPGSALVKKAGKWVMAAELVETSRLYARCIAKIEPEWIERIGAHLLKKSLSEPHWEKRAAQVSAFERAMLYGLPVYHRRRVSFGKQDPARARELFIRGALVEGEFDTKLAFFAHNRKLLADIEQLEHKSRRQDVLVDDELIFGFYDQVVPQGIHTGAAFERWYRDELKASGQQEDKLRLLYLSRDDLMRHEAAGVTTDLFPKRMTMSGVEMALTYHFEPGTPRDGVTLAVPLYALNQVDARRCEWLVPGMLKEKAQLLLKSLPQKLRRHCVPLPEFAAGFVDRHAAPRFGAGGLLESLIADVREQTQVAMKQADFKLETLPAHLFMNFKVVDEHGRQLAMGRNLAQLRAELGGQAQQHFQKIASSAAGAALADAGGGGVAGAQAGGAGGAGGNGANVSAQRGRSGPQTTTTQGAAQGGSASTALYEKLTTWNFGKLPELLEIRRGGQTLFGYPALVDRGTHCDVEVFDSPEEAARIHRAGLRRLFGLQLKEPIKYLEKNLPGLREMAMQFMPRGTQEELRDQLVDTALDRACLQDPLPDDDVSFHTRRDEGRSRLTLLAQEIARLAGQILAEYATVTKKLVQARSFTAAHADMQNQLDALVGKRFVVDTPYTQLAHFPRYLKGIALRIDKLRADPARDARQVAEFAPLLQNYQRTVAQRGGVLDTRLSEFRWLLEELRISLFAQELRTPMPVSVKRLYKVWESMQR
- the argA gene encoding amino-acid N-acetyltransferase, translating into MNSQTDLVPAPASVPAPAGDTETLAQHAQFVDWMRSVAPYIHAFRNKTFVVGFGGEVVHQGLLNALVSDIALLQAMGIQIVLVHGSRPQVEEQMSLHGVESEFSHGMRITDARALESAKEAAGEVRLDIEAAISQGLPNTPMAHAHISVVSGNFVTARPVGILDGVDFAHTGVVRKIDADSIRHSLASRKLVLLSPLGFSPTGEAFNLAMEDVASAAAIALRADKIVFLTETPGLMEAGEEGAELIRELSLDDAYKLHESGEVTGDAGFYLKHSIRACRGGVARAHIIPYALDGSLLLELFLHDGVGTMISYENLESLREATPDDVGGILALIEPLESDGTLVRRGRHQIERDIDHFSVIEHDGVLFGCAALYPYTQERIGEMACLTVAPEAQGTGDGERLLKRIEQRARARGLTRIFVLTTRTEHWFLKRGFVKATVDDLPEDRRRLYNWQRKSLVLMKQL
- a CDS encoding oxidative damage protection protein; this translates as MTRMVQCAKLGKEAEGLDFPPLPGELGKRIYESISKEAWQAWLKQQTMLINENRLNMADPRARQYLMKQTEKFFFGEGADTAQGYVPPSA